TCACTACAAAGCAAACTTAAGGAAGTTTGAACTTATAGCAGTACAATTTGGTCTTCTTGTCATAAGTAAGTGAAGTCAAACGCCATAGCAATTACAACATATTTCCAGATAGATTTGCGCATAAGACTCCTATTTTAGTACACACACGAAGGACTAAACGTCCCGTCGTTACAAACCAATTTTCCAGAGGAGGAACCATACAGTGCTTCACCGGCAGCACAGGAGCCGCCGAACCCTCCGTGAGATGAACAGCATCCTGAATGTGAGTGACGCTGGGCCAAGCAGCTCGTTCCTTCAGAGCTTGAGGAGCTACCCCCATCTTTCGCACACGCTGACAAAATTACGAATAAGATCAAGAATGCAAATTTCATGTCGGTCTATCTCTTAGATTTTCTATAGCCGTTTTTCACCGCTTCTGACTCCGTATTAAAGCAGCGACGATTATCGCGGCCTTTATTCTTAATCAGCATGCGTTGGTAAAACTGCCCGCCTGGAACATGATAGATATATGAATTTGTGTTCCCAACGACAGGGCAACTCTCTGGGGAGTAGTTCTGTGCATAAGCTCTCAGGCTAAAAAATGAAGAGATGAAAAGAATTAGAAAAATACTCGCGGCTTTTTGTTTTAAATTATTCATTATTTATAAACGGATAATTATTAAACAAGCTTGAGGATACCATCAAGGAACTAGACCAAGGTTCGAGACTCAAAATTCACTCAATCACTATAACCACAGCGGAGTCTTATATAGTTTTTCCAAAATTTTTTCAGGCTCGCCTGTCAAAGGAAGCCACTCTACTCCACCAGCCGGCGTTCTTCCGGGAGAACGGCATCTTTATCCGGCGCTTTTGGCTGCCATCGCAATTTATAGTTCCAAAGCGTGATCCGGCCGAGCATGAAAAACAAAAAATTTCCAAGCGTCGCACCAACAATAGCCCATATGCTGTAATCGGATCGCAAGAACGTATAAATGGTAAAGGCCGGAACAACAATCATCAATACCATCACAATATAGGAAAATATTTTTGGCCAAATGCCTTCTATCAAGGCTATCAAGCAATAGCTTGAAAGAAAGACAACGGAATCAATCGCTAAAATATTTGGATAAAAATAAGAAAGAACTGCTAACCCAATGATGAGTTCACGGCGAAGAACATGCACTAACACCTGCGGCAAAACCAGAACTCCCAAAAGGGCCGCCACGTATTTCGAGAACCAGTGAGTGGCGGCCTCTAAGCCAGCGAATCTATCGGCGTTACACAAAACTATGAATACAAACCACACTGAAATCATACTTGGCGAAGAGATCCCGGACTTTAGTATCGATGCCAAAATCGTTGAGACCGTCAGCTTAAGCCAAACGCTTTCCACCTGAAACATGGGCGCTTTTTCAATCATAGACTTTAATGAACTAAATCGAGACATGCTTCCTCATGCTATATACAAATTTATCGGTAATTTTATGATTATAGTTTAATTTTTGTTTAAAAATCCGAAGAGCCTACGAGGAGAAAACATGTCGGTAAAATTACTTCTTGCGGTACTTCTATTTTCAATCTTGTCCCCCCAAATTTCAGTGGCCGGGCCCGCCGACATTGCCGCTTTCTGTGGAGAAAACTCCGACATCGGCAAGTGCGATTTACAAAAGCTCGAGGATCTTAATCGGATCACAAAAAAACCTTATGTTGCCGATGAAAAACCATATAGCGAACAGCAAAAGCTATTTTTTAAATCCATCGAAAAAAACTGCGGTGAATTGCAAAACACCTGTATGGCTTATATTCACTGGCAAAGAGCCTCACTGCCTGAACCAGAACGATCTCCCGCATCAGAGAAAAGTGGCCTCGGTCTATGGGGCAGCATCTTCACGTTGTTAGGTCTTTATCTTTTGTACAAAGCTTTCGTTAAAGGAACACGCGTTGCCTTTGGCGGTCTTTCTCGCGTCTGGAATGCAATGGATTCAGAAATAGGGCGAGAAGCAAGAAGACTTGAGAAGGCAAATCGCCAACAGAACTTCTCAAGCAGCGATACCGATCCAAACTATTTCGCAAATGATAAGGTCAATATTGATTTTGGTTATGGAAATAGCGACAGCTCCTCACCAAACCCTGCCTACTCATCCTCGAGTGAACCAGAAATTACCCAGTGGCGGGTTGAGGGCCACTATGTTGGGCAGAAATCCTACACTATTCACTTTCAGATCAACGCAGACAGCGCTGACAGCGCCCGAGCTCAAGTTCGCCGTGATAAAAAGGACTTTGTTATCGTTCGAGTTTCTCGATACTAGCACTTTGGTTCTCGACCATTTTTCTTAAGTTCTGTCGGGTATCTTCAATAGAAGTTACGGAGGCCGGTCTGAATCCTATTCGAAAGCTGAGGCTAAATAATCCCCAGCTCTCGAAACCTCTCCGCAGCTACGTATAATCGTTATACCCCTTCTCCCCCGGAGTGTACGAGGTTGTGAGGTCCGGCGGCGTTAATGGTATTCCGTCGCGCAGTTTTGCTACTAAATGAGGATTGGAAATAAATGGACGGCCAAAGGCTACGAGGTCGCCTTTTTTCTCTAGCAGATCTTGCTCCGCTCTTTTGGCGTCGTAGCCGCCGGATAAAATGTATTTACCTTTGAAGTTCTCACGGATCGCGCGCTTGATCTCGGGACTGACCGCCGGGGCCCCCATCGCGCTGTGATCGACGACATGGATATAAAGAAGACCGAGGGCCGAAAGTTTCTGGCTGAAATCAATATAGAATTTCTCAATCCCCTCAAAGGCGCCGGTGTCGTTGAAAACACCATACGGAGAGACACGAATACCCAAGCGGTCGGCGCCAATTTTCTCGATGGTGCCCTTGGCGATTTCCAAAGCAAAACGCATGCGGTTTTCCGCTGAGCCACCATATTGGTCCGTGCGCTTATTCACATTCGGATTTAAGAATTGTTCAATCAAATATCCATTGGCAGCGTGAAGCTCGACACCGTCAAAGCCCGCTTGGATCGCAAGCTCCGCTGAGTGAATGTATTCCCGAATCGTTGCCTTGATTTCAGCATCACTCATTTCATGCGGAACTGGGTGATCTTGTTGACCTTCACTATCAGTCCACATTTTTCCAGAAAGAGCGATGGCCGAAGGTGCCAAAATTTTAGTGCCTTGAGGCATATTTGCCGGATGAGCAACTCGCCCCGTATGCATCAGCTGAATAAAAATATGAGATCCCTTGGCATGAACAGCGTCAGTGATCTTTTTCCATCCCGCCACTTGCTCTTGATTAAAGAGCCCCGGAATGCGGGCATAACCCAAGCCATTTGCCGAAGGAGAGGTGCCCTCGGTGATAATAAGTCCCGCACTAGAACGGTCGCTATAGTACTTTACCATAATATCATTCGGCACATTACCAATAGCCCGCGATCGGGTCATCGGTGCCATCACGATGTGATTTGCTAATTTCATACGGCCAATTTGTGTCGGTTGAAAAAGAATACTTTCCATAATGTCTTTCTTACCCCTTGAGAATAGAAAACTTCCATCAAATAAGTAACAATTATAAGCACATTATAAAACAATGGCAAGATGGTTTTTAAGAGGCCCGCTCGAAAGCGAAATAAATATTTCGTTTATATTCCGAAAACTGCATAGATAAGCCATCCCAACAGCCTCGCCGTCGCGGGCAGTGTCGACTGCGTTGGCTGCGTCGGATGTGTGGGGCTTCGCGGGGCCGTTGGCAAAGTCGGCGTGACTCATTAAAAAAAAGAGCCCGGACTTTCTTGTCCTGGCTCCGAAAATACCGCTCACCTACTGCTTAATATCAAAGATCGGAGTCGACAGCGCCGGCAAGATCGAGCCCACCGGGATCGAATCGAATCTGGCGTCGTAGAGGAATTGTTCGAAGACTTTTGACGATGGATTCCTTGCGAGCATCGCGACCTCGGCAATGATCACACCCTTAAAGTCACCGAAGTAACGGCTATGAATATGCGGAGCATTTAGCAACAGCCCCTCGTAGTTCACTGCAATGCGATTGCCACCCACACCCGCGTTTTCACTCGAAGGATCCTCATAGATCACACTCTCGCGCCCCGCAACGGGGTTGTCGGTGTAAGCCTTGTCCCCCACGTCCAGCAATTCACTGCCGATGGATTTTGCGTCGCTCACGATATTGTCAAAGTACTTCGACATCGCAACTCCGTTAATCGCTCCACCGCTGGGGTCGTAGGCCGTGTCTAAGTCACTCATAAAACGTGGCCATGGACCGCCCGCTGTCGTCAATGGCGTGTCCGTCACGCGCACACTGCCACCCGAAGTCGCTGCGCCCATGCGCTCGGCACTTATGCCCATCGTGATCGCGCGCGGACTTGTGATTTGTAAGTTGCTCGCACCGCCGTTGATGTACGTAATCGGACCCTGGATAAAGACCGATTGAGAAACATACAGACGACAGCCGTTGCTGTCGGTGATGAGATTGAGGTTTTTTAAAAAGAGCGGACCTTTGACGACCACATCACCATAACAAGTGACATTACCCGAGTTACGAATAAATTTGCCGCTGCTATCGGCAACAAAGCCCGACATCTGTGTGGCAGGCTTACCCGCTAGTTGAATCGTCGTCACACCCACCGCTTGGGCTTGTATCGCTGGGGCTAAAGATAAAATCTCGGCCTCGGAAGGATAACCGATCACGATTTTTGACATCTCCACCACCCGCGACGGACCCGCAGCCGGCGTGACCCCGTCCACCATCGAGCGGCCGTTGGCATAAAGCCCCCCGTTCCACTGAAGAACCTGGGCGAGCGTCGTCGCCGCATTGAGGCCAAACAGATTTGCTGAGTCTTGAGCCGAGAAACTCACCTTGGGCACGTGGATAGAACCTCCGGCCACCGTCATCGATTGCCAGCCGCCGATACCGCCACCAGCATCGACGTTATTGTAAGCCGTGCGCTCAGAGCCTTTTGTACTTGGTAAGAAAGGATTGCCGTTCACTGAGAAGTTCGGACCGCCATAGCCGAAGTCCGTGACAATGCTTGCACCGAAAGAGCCGTGACAAGCCACGCAGTTCATCGCTCGGACGGCAAAAACGGGTTTCAGGGTTTTGATCGCCACAGCGGCGTCTTCACCTGAAGAGCGGCCGCTATCGCCATTGCCGTTGGCGTTGATCCCGTCGACGGCGGAGTTATCGAGAGTGAAATTTACTTTTGAACAGTTTTGAAAAGTAAAAACTAAGGCCACTGCCGCTGGCACCGCAAATAACCATAACATTCCACGCTGTTTCATGTGTTCCCCCGTAATAATAGTCTAAGTGGGAGCACGATTTTGTAAAAGGATACTTTTGCACACGGACGATCAAAGCAGCGCACAATCGAGAGGAGGATTTTTTTTCTTTCCTCGCCCGTCTCACGTCGAGACTGAGGAAAGGAGCTGCAAAAAAGTCCGACACCCGAAAAAAATAAAATGTTCCAAACGTTCCAGACTTCAAAGCAGTCTATTATGTAGGAAGTAAATTATTAAAACTCGCTCATCTGAGATCGAAGAGTTAATTATCTTTGCAAGTTTGTGGAGCGGTATTTACTTTCCAAGTCTTAGCTAGCGATCCAAAAATATTGCGTTTTTTGACGAATTCAGTTTCTTCGGCAAAAATAATTTTTCCGTCACTGACCCTTTTAGCAATTGTATACTCAAATTTAGTAACTCCAAGATTGCGGCCATCGTTATCTGGAAGTGCTGGGGCCCATGCCTCACGATAAAGACTCATTCTCAGTGTTTCTAAATTATTATTTTCCGAAATTGAAAATTGGGTTTTAAAAATTTCGTTATCTGAAGAGTAATTTTCAAAGCTATGGCCTTGAGGGTTTTGAGGTACCTTGCCCTTGATTCCAAAGAAGAAGGCTTCAGGCTCGCCATAACAGAATCCGCTATCGCATTTCGCTAGAAAAACATAAGCACACTTTGCAGGCACAGAGTTTAATAGAAACTCTTTAATCTCTAACGGCGCTTGACCAGCATAAGCTGAAATTGATTGCATGGCTAAAGCGCAGAGAACAAACAATGTTTTTTTCATAAACATCTCCTGACGTTTGAGTTTCATATTTAAAATTTTGGTCATTACTATATGAGTAGTAGCGACAGGTCAATAGAGGGGTAAGCTCTGTGATATCATGATTGAACCCGTTTCACTCACAATCCAAATATCCTGGGAACGATATGTGCCTCGCTCGTTGATTCAAAATCCAATTCGTCTTTACAAGTGATTTGTTCCTTACTAGCTTTTTATGTCGATGGGAAAAACGGACGTCGGAATTTTTTTACTCAACGAGCTGAATAAGCGTAAACTTCAGGATCCGAAATATTCCTTAAGAGCCTTCGCCCGCGATCTTAAAATTTCCTCCGGCAGACTTTCTGACATTCTCAAAGGCCGCCGCGGTCTTGGGCCGCAAGTAGCCCAACGGATCGTCGAAGCCCTTCATCTTTCCGTCGCAGAGAAAGAGGAATTTGAACTCCTTCTCGAAAAACAAATTCATTACTTTTCTAATCTCGGCCGTCCCCTTTATAGCCTCAATCAAGATGAACTCAATGCCATGGTCGATTGGGAATACTTCGCGACTCTGAGCCTGCTTGAAACTCGCGATGCCGGTATTACCACCGCTTGGGCCGCGGATCGCCTAGGGATCTCTGTGGCGCGAGCTGAAGAAGTCCTCGCACGACTTGAGCGGATGAAAATGATCGTGCTTAAGAAGAAAAAGTACTACCTCACGCATAAACGTGTTGTCACAACCACCGATATTCCGTCCGCGGCTTTAAAAGAATCTCATCGCCAGAATATTCAGCAAGCACTAACCTCGTTGTACGAAGATCCCGTCACCCTGCGGGAGATCTCGAATATCTGCATGGCCATTGATGTGAATCAGATTCCACAAGCCAAACAGATGATCCGAGATTTTCGCCGTAAGATGAGCCGCTTTCTTGAACAAGGCGAAAAAACCGAGGTGTACCTTTTGAATGTTCAGCTCTTTCCTGTGACTAAAAATTCCCGTTCACAAAATCTTCGAGGTTAATCTATGTTTCGCACACTCATTGCCATTTTCATGACACTCTTTTCTGTCAGCACTTGGGCGCAAGTTTCTGGACACGAAAAAGGCAATGGCGGGTATGGAGTTTCCTGTCCGAGCGTCGATGGTACGAATGTTTTCCTCTATGACACCGTCGAGGCCAAACTTCGCTATAACTTGTCTGTTCAGGATCCCCGGCCTTCCCCCTATGCCGGAATCTCGCTGATTGATACGGCTTTGCTGTATTTAAACAGCATTAAAAATTTAGATCCAAACCGCTACAAGAAATATAAAACCTGGATCGAAGATTTTCCAAAGAATGCCCGTGCACTCCCCTCAGCAGAGATGGGTCCAGTCGGTGATATTGGCTTTAGTATTCTGCCGAAAGGCTGCCGCCTTGAACAACTCGTCATTCAGCATGAGCCCGTGGGCCCCGAAGATCGACGTTACTTGATCAACAGCGACCTTTGGCAAAAAATGGGGGTTCTCGACCGAGCCGCGACCATGCTTCATGAAGTGATTTACCGGGATCTGCTTGAAATAAATCCGGCCGTGCGGACTTCTGAAAAAGTTCGCTATTTGAACGCACTTATTTTTTCCGGCGAACTCGGCAAGCGAACACCTTCACAGTACAGAGATCTGATGAAGCACTTGGGTTTTACTCGATAGTCTCACTATCTGTTGGGACAGTTTAAAATGCTCCCCCGGTTTTTGCGATTCAGGGAGCGCGCGCGCCACTTTTAAACTGCCTTCATGAAAGTTCAATTCATAAAAATTTGGCTGCTCTTTGGGCTGGCATCCTATTCTGAAATTTCGTCAGCTCAGTTGATACCGTTTGCTTTTTGGAAAGCGCCTTGCCGAATACAAACTGTCTTTACCTCTGGCAGCGGAACATGGAACGTTCCCGCGACTTGGTCTGCGGCTAATAACACAAACAATTATGTCATTCTCATCGGTGGCGGTGGCGGCGGTTCTTTGTCGGATACAAGCACCGGGGCCTATGGCGGCTCCGGAGGTGGGGGTGGTGCGTTTGTGAAGGTGACGAACTTTTCCACAACAGCCAATGCTTCCATTTCTTATAGCGTCGGAGCCAGTGGTGCCGGCGCAGCGACTTCGACAATGTCTCCCACTCCCGGCGGCGCTGGCGGAAACACGAGCGTCACGATCGGCGGCACCACCTACACCGCCGGTGGCGGTGGAGGCGGCGGAACTCTCATCAATGGACAGGGCGCTGCGGGCTCTGCAGGGTTGCCGACTCCGAGTTCTTCCTCCGGCAACGTCCTTGTCAGCAAGGGCGGCGCCGGTGGATTAGGAAATTCCCGTGGCCCCAATAAATCCGGAGGTGGCGGCGGCGGTGGCGGTGCCGGCGGTCCCGAGGGCGACGGCGTGGCAGGAGCTAACGCTGTCACTGCAAATGCCAACGGAGCCAACGGCGGTGCCGGAGGAGCGACGAAAGGGGGGCCCGGAGGAATTGGCTCTACGACGAGTGCCACTCCCTCAACACCGGCTGCTGGAACCGATATCAGCTCACTGTACGGAAGTGGCGGCGGCGGTGGCGGCGGTTGGAATAGCTATAATGGCGGCAGCGGCGGAAACTACGGCGGCGGAGGCGGCGGTGCCGGCTCCGTCGATGCCCCTGTCTCCAACAGCGGTGGCAGTGGCGCCTCCGGAATAATTATTTTCTGCTACTGATTGTATTCGCAACACGTCCGCTTCGCTTAAGCAGTGCCAAGAAAAACAAACTCGTCAATGTGCACACCACCGTCGCGCCCGAAGGCAGATCGAGGAAATAACTCAGGATAAAGGCCAAAGAGATTCCTAAAGAACCCACGGCCCAGGCAAAGAGCAGTCGCGAACTCAGGCTTGTGAAAAATCTTGAGGACAACGCCGCGGGCGCCACAAGAATCGAGAACACCACCAGCACGCCTGCGTGACGAGTTGAAAATGTGATCACAATTCCAAAGAGAAAATAGAAAAGAAAATCCCACCAAAACACTCCCTCTTCGCCTTGAGAGGCCCGCCAGAATTGCTTTCTAAAACGCCAGTGCAAAGCGCCGATGATCGCATAGATCACCGCCGTTTCTAAAACCTGAGGCCAGGTGATAAAAAGAATATTTCCGATTAAAGCCTCTTTCAGATGCTCGGCACCATGCGGGAGCTTGTCGGCAACTAGAATGAGAGCTCCGCTGGCCAGAGCGTACGTCATCCCGATGAGAGCTTCTTGCGAAGTTGATTTTTCATAGCGCTTTAGAAGGGCTAATGAAAACGCCACAAGCAAGCAAAGCCCCAACGAGAAACCGAGGCCCACAAGGCCCCCGTCTTCGCCATGAACCACGAAAAGACTGATTGCGCCTCCTAGCGCGGCCACCTGAGAAAGACTGATGTCGACAAAAATCACCTCACGCTTAAGAACATGCAGGCCAAGATAAGCATGAATGCCAATGAGTAAAAAACCCAGAACCAGTGGCGCCGCCAGGAATTGCAATGCTTCCATCTATTTTGATCCTTCTTCAATCGATTTAACGATTCGTTCGATCAACTGTTGATTCGTGGTAATGCCCGGCTCTCCTTCCACAGAGACCGGCACGCGCTCAACATGTGCATTCGGAATGTCCGTTTTGATTTTAGCTCCGACCGAATCGTCATAGAGATTCTCGATGAGAACGATCTTGATTTTTCTTTTCTTCATTTGATCAATCACCGACATCAAATGGCTCGCCGTCGGCGGAATGCCCGGCTTGGGCTCAAGCTGTAGCTGGCATTCCAAGCCAAAACGCGCGCAGAAATACGCAAAATTCTTATGATACGTTACGAATTCTTTAACTCCGGTTTTTGCGATGCGAGCCTGCCACTCTTTGGTCTTTGCCTCCATCTGCTTTTGAAACTGATCTGCGTTTTTGTTGAAAAAATCTTTTTGCCCAGGATCGAGCTCTGCCAGTTTTCCGGCAATGATGACCGCCGCCTTCCCAAGGCGAAGGGGGTCCAACTGAAAATGCGGATTTCCGCCGGGATGCACATCCCCTTCCGCGCGGGAGATATTCCCTTTTGGAATCTCAATAGGGTCCAACTCTCCGGCGAGCTCGAGGACTCCGCCCTTTGCCGCAAGCTTTGGATTGCGGGCTCCTTGGATCAAAGGATCGATCCATGCGGACTCCAGTTCAAGTCCGTGAGCAATCACCAGATCTGTCGACCGGAGCTTCACCATGAACGAAGGCTTTGCTTCGATCTGGTGTGCATCTTGTGTGCCTTTCCCAATGGCAAAGACATCGACTTGATTCTGGCCAACTTCTTTAACAAGGGCCGCGATGTCCGTGGTTGTCGCCGCCACTTGAATCTTCGCGAAAGCTATTGGTGAAAATAAGCTTAACAGTAAAATGAAAATTGTATTTTTCATAAATGATTTTCCTTAATACGCATGAGCGGGATGAGACCCGATTGTGAAATTCGCTTGCAAGAAAATGGCTTTTTCAGTGTCTTCGCCGCTGGAGCTTGGGACGCCCCCATGACGCTGATCATATTCCAGTTTGAACGAAGAAAACTCCGACGGCATATAAGCGATCGCGAGGGAATTTCGCTCCGAAGGGCCGTTTGGCAGCGTCGCAGGATTAAAAGTATTTTCAACATTCAGATTGTCGTAGCGATAAAGGGCCGCCCATCGCTCTGCGAATTGATATTGAATGAAACTTGAAACGCCATAGGACTTCTCATTGTCACTCACGCCACTTTGGCTTTCGTTTCTTGCTAAGTACTCGGTGGACCAAATTAACGAGTGATAACGGCCGCCTTCATTTGGACGCCACTTAAATGTCAAATCAGCACCCGACAAAGCCGTTGTTCCTTTGAGTGAATTACCACCTGTCGCATAAGACAAACCTAATTCCATCGTAAGTGCATCTGAAAGATCGAAAAGATTTTTCCAGTGCGCGAGCCCGACCCCGTCACTTGGCGAAGGAGAATTGAACTCTGCATTTTCGCCTTCACCACGCAGCGCTTGC
The sequence above is drawn from the Bdellovibrionales bacterium genome and encodes:
- a CDS encoding alkene reductase → MESILFQPTQIGRMKLANHIVMAPMTRSRAIGNVPNDIMVKYYSDRSSAGLIITEGTSPSANGLGYARIPGLFNQEQVAGWKKITDAVHAKGSHIFIQLMHTGRVAHPANMPQGTKILAPSAIALSGKMWTDSEGQQDHPVPHEMSDAEIKATIREYIHSAELAIQAGFDGVELHAANGYLIEQFLNPNVNKRTDQYGGSAENRMRFALEIAKGTIEKIGADRLGIRVSPYGVFNDTGAFEGIEKFYIDFSQKLSALGLLYIHVVDHSAMGAPAVSPEIKRAIRENFKGKYILSGGYDAKRAEQDLLEKKGDLVAFGRPFISNPHLVAKLRDGIPLTPPDLTTSYTPGEKGYNDYT
- a CDS encoding TIGR02147 family protein translates to MSMGKTDVGIFLLNELNKRKLQDPKYSLRAFARDLKISSGRLSDILKGRRGLGPQVAQRIVEALHLSVAEKEEFELLLEKQIHYFSNLGRPLYSLNQDELNAMVDWEYFATLSLLETRDAGITTAWAADRLGISVARAEEVLARLERMKMIVLKKKKYYLTHKRVVTTTDIPSAALKESHRQNIQQALTSLYEDPVTLREISNICMAIDVNQIPQAKQMIRDFRRKMSRFLEQGEKTEVYLLNVQLFPVTKNSRSQNLRG
- a CDS encoding metal ABC transporter permease; the encoded protein is MEALQFLAAPLVLGFLLIGIHAYLGLHVLKREVIFVDISLSQVAALGGAISLFVVHGEDGGLVGLGFSLGLCLLVAFSLALLKRYEKSTSQEALIGMTYALASGALILVADKLPHGAEHLKEALIGNILFITWPQVLETAVIYAIIGALHWRFRKQFWRASQGEEGVFWWDFLFYFLFGIVITFSTRHAGVLVVFSILVAPAALSSRFFTSLSSRLLFAWAVGSLGISLAFILSYFLDLPSGATVVCTLTSLFFLALLKRSGRVANTISSRK
- a CDS encoding zinc ABC transporter substrate-binding protein, whose amino-acid sequence is MKNTIFILLLSLFSPIAFAKIQVAATTTDIAALVKEVGQNQVDVFAIGKGTQDAHQIEAKPSFMVKLRSTDLVIAHGLELESAWIDPLIQGARNPKLAAKGGVLELAGELDPIEIPKGNISRAEGDVHPGGNPHFQLDPLRLGKAAVIIAGKLAELDPGQKDFFNKNADQFQKQMEAKTKEWQARIAKTGVKEFVTYHKNFAYFCARFGLECQLQLEPKPGIPPTASHLMSVIDQMKKRKIKIVLIENLYDDSVGAKIKTDIPNAHVERVPVSVEGEPGITTNQQLIERIVKSIEEGSK